In Hydrogenovibrio marinus, a single genomic region encodes these proteins:
- a CDS encoding YfaZ family outer membrane protein translates to MNLISIKRALIATSLGVLSLQAHAQDYDGHLGMDLSLSNDTANVGVYSLRESAQELTNLGVNYFFNRDGDKFADIFGSISRKGMANNENLELGVAGKVFYADDHSSNNSGYGAMLGVNGRYWLPTELPMALGADWLYAPPITSFGKVKSASQTDVRLEARILPSAVAYVGYRRLSVEFDQHTQTMDSNVNVGVNIAFQ, encoded by the coding sequence ATGAATTTAATCTCAATCAAGAGAGCGTTAATTGCTACTTCTTTAGGTGTGTTGTCATTGCAAGCTCATGCTCAGGATTATGACGGGCATTTAGGGATGGATTTGTCACTATCAAATGATACGGCGAATGTTGGCGTATATTCTTTAAGAGAATCTGCGCAGGAGCTGACTAATCTGGGTGTAAACTATTTCTTCAATCGTGATGGAGATAAGTTTGCCGATATTTTTGGTAGCATTAGCCGCAAGGGCATGGCAAATAATGAAAACCTAGAGTTAGGTGTTGCTGGTAAAGTTTTCTATGCAGATGACCATTCTTCCAATAACAGTGGTTATGGTGCGATGTTGGGCGTTAATGGGCGTTATTGGTTACCAACAGAACTGCCAATGGCTCTCGGCGCTGATTGGCTTTATGCGCCACCGATTACTTCATTTGGTAAGGTAAAAAGCGCATCCCAGACAGATGTGCGTTTAGAAGCACGCATTTTACCAAGTGCGGTGGCTTATGTTGGATACAGAAGATTGAGTGTTGAGTTTGATCAGCATACTCAGACAATGGACAGTAATGTAAACGTCGGTGTAAACATTGCATTCCAATAA
- a CDS encoding HD family phosphohydrolase, translating to MDTSLLDKISQLNRIGMALSAQTDIAALLCEILTSAQQLTGADGGTFYRVINGSQLSFDVVQNTSLNIVMGGSHPTPVPFPPIPLKLADGKENLSAIASYVANKGETVNIEDIYFADEFDFSGALKFDQTVNYRTKSMLTVPLKNVDQEVIGVLQLINSTDENGNPIAFSNESESLAKSLASQASVALINRQLIEEHKQLFESFTKLVADAIDKKSPYTGKHCQRVPVITMMIAEAANKVNHGPFKNFYMNDSEQFELETAAWLHDCGKLTTPDYIMDKSTKLETKYDRIELIRTRLTLKAYQNLLLTVDRSSETLNYQKEAYLAIFKQLARINSMEFLTDEDKLFLENLSKETYISLEGEVLPLITEDELVNLTIPKGTLTDFEREKMQDHAAMSISMLSVLPFPKELKNVPEYAGGHHERVDGKGYPNQLTKEQLSVPARMMGIADIFEALSAADRPYKKAKKLSESLKILGFLKLEGHIDPDLFDLFVEQEVYMDYAKKYLHPEQIDEVIKANIPGYEGK from the coding sequence ATGGACACGTCACTTTTAGACAAGATCAGCCAATTAAACCGTATAGGGATGGCTTTATCCGCTCAAACCGACATTGCGGCGTTGTTATGCGAAATTTTAACCAGCGCACAGCAACTTACTGGCGCTGACGGCGGAACTTTCTATCGTGTGATTAACGGTTCCCAACTGTCTTTCGACGTGGTTCAAAACACCAGCTTAAACATTGTCATGGGTGGTTCCCATCCAACACCAGTACCTTTTCCCCCAATACCGCTCAAGCTAGCCGACGGCAAAGAAAACCTCTCGGCTATTGCGTCCTATGTTGCGAATAAAGGGGAAACCGTAAACATCGAAGATATTTACTTTGCTGATGAGTTCGATTTTTCCGGTGCTTTGAAGTTCGACCAAACCGTCAACTATAGAACAAAATCCATGTTGACCGTGCCTTTGAAAAATGTCGATCAAGAAGTCATCGGTGTCTTACAGCTAATCAACTCAACTGATGAAAATGGCAATCCTATCGCTTTTTCAAACGAATCGGAAAGCCTAGCTAAGTCATTAGCTTCCCAGGCTTCAGTTGCGCTGATTAACCGTCAACTCATCGAAGAACATAAACAACTATTTGAATCCTTCACCAAACTGGTTGCGGACGCGATTGATAAAAAATCCCCTTACACGGGTAAGCATTGTCAAAGAGTTCCAGTCATTACCATGATGATTGCCGAAGCGGCAAACAAGGTCAACCACGGCCCGTTCAAGAATTTCTATATGAACGATTCCGAACAGTTTGAGCTGGAAACCGCCGCATGGCTCCATGACTGCGGCAAGCTCACTACGCCAGATTACATCATGGACAAATCGACCAAGCTGGAAACCAAATATGACAGAATCGAGCTTATTAGAACCAGACTCACTCTCAAGGCTTACCAGAACCTTCTTTTGACGGTGGACCGTTCTTCTGAAACATTGAACTATCAAAAAGAGGCCTATTTGGCGATTTTTAAACAACTCGCACGCATTAATTCGATGGAATTCTTAACGGATGAAGACAAATTATTCCTTGAGAATTTATCCAAAGAGACCTATATCTCGTTGGAAGGTGAGGTCTTGCCTCTAATCACAGAAGATGAACTCGTCAATTTGACGATTCCGAAGGGCACCCTGACCGACTTTGAGCGTGAAAAAATGCAAGACCATGCCGCCATGTCGATTTCCATGCTAAGCGTTCTTCCTTTCCCAAAAGAACTGAAGAATGTCCCTGAATACGCAGGCGGTCACCATGAACGAGTGGATGGTAAAGGGTACCCGAACCAACTGACAAAAGAACAACTCTCCGTTCCTGCCCGCATGATGGGCATAGCCGATATTTTCGAAGCCTTGTCCGCTGCTGACCGTCCATATAAAAAGGCAAAAAAACTTTCAGAAAGCTTAAAAATCCTTGGCTTCCTGAAACTGGAAGGACATATTGACCCAGATTTGTTTGACCTCTTTGTAGAACAAGAGGTTTATATGGATTACGCTAAAAAATACCTGCACCCGGAACAAATCGATGAAGTCATCAAAGCAAACATTCCAGGGTATGAAGGAAAGTAA
- a CDS encoding 3',5'-cyclic-nucleotide phosphodiesterase, which yields MKLTILGASGGISPESGTTSFLLGESILIDAGTGSSRLTHEQMHNIRYVLLTHSHLDHICNLPFLLNTIIGEMKHTVEVFALQHTIDALKNHIFNGVIWPDFSVIPSKENPALRFKTIEVGEELKLGELDIQVLPAEHTVPTVGFRVSDKTGSFAFTGDCARNDSFWQALNQYSPVDLLIVDDQYLASEVAISEAAKHYYPQSLCEDLVKLNGQPQLYLTHLPPFKKEKVMSEAEAVLSDWQPKALTEGMVLEFPLQP from the coding sequence ATGAAATTAACAATACTTGGGGCCAGCGGAGGTATTTCTCCGGAGAGTGGTACGACGTCGTTTTTGCTGGGAGAGTCAATTCTGATAGATGCCGGAACGGGTTCCAGTCGTTTAACCCATGAGCAGATGCATAATATCCGTTACGTATTGTTAACACATAGTCATTTAGATCATATTTGTAATCTACCCTTCTTACTGAACACTATCATTGGTGAGATGAAGCATACGGTAGAAGTATTTGCCCTTCAACACACAATAGACGCCTTAAAGAACCATATTTTTAATGGTGTTATTTGGCCGGATTTTTCCGTTATTCCTTCAAAAGAAAACCCTGCTCTGAGGTTTAAAACCATTGAGGTCGGCGAAGAGTTGAAGCTTGGCGAACTTGATATACAGGTTTTGCCGGCAGAACATACCGTTCCGACAGTTGGATTTAGAGTTTCCGATAAAACGGGAAGTTTTGCCTTCACTGGAGATTGTGCGCGGAATGATAGCTTTTGGCAGGCATTGAATCAGTACTCCCCGGTAGATTTATTGATTGTTGATGATCAGTATTTGGCCAGTGAAGTTGCAATCAGTGAAGCAGCTAAACACTATTACCCACAATCCTTGTGTGAAGACTTAGTAAAGCTCAATGGGCAGCCACAACTCTATCTAACCCACTTGCCGCCATTCAAAAAAGAAAAAGTGATGTCGGAAGCAGAAGCTGTCTTATCTGATTGGCAGCCTAAAGCCCTAACGGAAGGTATGGTGCTTGAGTTTCCGTTGCAGCCTTAA